TTCTCGGAGTGGCAAGGGGAATTGCCAGAGATTGACGATCGTACTCAAGAGGATCTCGATCGTATAAAGGCGAATTATGCCTATCTCAGCCGCAAATCCCTAGATGAGGGGGTGGTGAAACTCGTGGTTCTGGGGCGGTTATTGTCGCTGGCAGGATTTTATGAACCGCCCTTTCGCTTAATCACGGAAAAGGCGGTTCAGATTAGTGCCGTAGACGAAGACCAGATTTTCCGAGGGATGGTGGATATTTTGGCCATGCATGAGAAGGTGTGGGTGTTGCTGGTTGAGGCGAAACATAATCGCTTTTCCCTAGAGCCTGCGTTGCCCCAAGCGTTGGCCTACATGAGTGCGGCTCCCTATCCAGATTATCCAACCTTTGGATTAATCACCAATGGGCAGAACTTTTTGTTTTTGAAGATGTTGAATCAAGTTTATGGCACATCCAAGGAGTTTGCCATGCGGAATCCAGGAGATCTAACGCAGGTGTTGCAAGTAATGCGACGGTTAGGGGAAATTGTACGCAGTTGGGAAGTTTAGGGAAAGGAAGGAGTTCAAGGAGTTCTATGAATCGACAGTTGGTAGAAGGTTTAGTCCGAACAATTCGGGCGCTGTCTTCTGAAGAACGGCAAATGCTTTGGGCTGAAGTGCAGCACGATCGGACGCGGGACGCCATCCGTGAGAAATTACGCGGTTATGAACAGCAGTACAAGATTCCCAGTGAACAGTTTTATCGTCAATTTATGGCTGGTGAGTTGGGAGATGAAATAAATTATGTTGAGTGGGCAGGATTTTACGAAACGTTATTACAGAGATAGGTTTAACTGTTACTAATTTTAATGGTCTTGCATTATCACTAACCATCATTGTTCAGGGAATCCGTGATGATTGATGGGACGATTGAGTCCCTCGATGGAGTGAGGATTCACTGTAAGCTGGAACGGATAATTTTTCCACTGGTATAGTGATAGTGCCCTCTTGTTGCTCTATTGCATTGCCCATGACGAATGCGAGTTTCTACCAAGTTGGCGGGACGTTGCCGGGGGACAGTCCAGCCTATGTGACGCGACAGGCGGATGCGGATTTGTATGCGGGTTTGCAGGCGAGTCAGTTTTGCTATGTGCTGAATTCTCGGCAGATGGGGAAGTCGAGTTTGCGGGTGCGGGTGATGCAGCGCTTGCAGGCGGAGGGGGTGGCCTGTGCGGCGATCGATATTACGGCGATCGGCAGTCAGAGTCCGAATTTGGAGCAGTGGTATGCGGGGGTGGCGCGGCAGATTTTGGCGGGGTTGGGGTTGACGGGGCAGTTGCCGTTGCGCAGTTGGTGGAAGGAACGGGAGTATTTGCCGCCGGTCGATCGCTTGGGGGCGTTGATTGAGTGGCTGCTGGGGGCGTTGCCGGGGAAGATTGCGATTTTTGTGGATGAGATTGATAGTGTTCTGAGTTTGCAGTTTCCGATCGATGATTTTTTTGCGTTTATTCGGGCTTGTTATAACTTGCGGGTCGATCGGCCTGAGTATGAGCGGATTACGTTTGCGTTGTTTGGGGTGGCGACACCGGGGGAGTTGATTCGGGATAAGACGCGGACGCCGTTTAATGTTGGGCGGGCGATCGAGGTGGCGGGGTTTACGGCGGGGGAGGTGGCTCCGTTGGCGGCGGGGCTGGGGCCACGGGGGGCGGAGATGTTGGCGGAGATTTTGCAGTGGACGGGGGGCCAGCCGTTTTTGACGCAGCGGGTGTGTCGGCTAGTGGCCCTCACCCCTGGCCCCTCTCCCGCAGGAGAGGGGAAGTTGGAGGAGTCGATCGCGCGTCTTGTGCAGAGTCAGGTGATTGACCGTTGGGAGGCGAATGATGAGCAGACGCATTTGCGGACGAT
The window above is part of the Alkalinema sp. FACHB-956 genome. Proteins encoded here:
- a CDS encoding restriction endonuclease subunit R — protein: MTAIQINQLTLDEVIGQFQLVETTDLDFFSEWQGELPEIDDRTQEDLDRIKANYAYLSRKSLDEGVVKLVVLGRLLSLAGFYEPPFRLITEKAVQISAVDEDQIFRGMVDILAMHEKVWVLLVEAKHNRFSLEPALPQALAYMSAAPYPDYPTFGLITNGQNFLFLKMLNQVYGTSKEFAMRNPGDLTQVLQVMRRLGEIVRSWEV